A single window of Rhizophagus irregularis chromosome 28, complete sequence DNA harbors:
- a CDS encoding uncharacterized protein (BUSCO:EOG092C1ILX), with protein MPAFWFFNEKMSEDSPDCEIWDKRTNELVQKIRNTETKTSTNRSITTTGKTTSEYINQENASFSFQPKNERSKNTIKTRLKQNNTKTTRTISTTKTRTLFSFFAPKISSNRTTENNDNDININIEQEKNLSDNAIKRVKYDNESMIKVDNEINDKKSSIHIPSKYWNSVRESRQQSDDKNEKQNEPFPCEEELNLAMNEISEMVIIDDNSTSCPICGISLKNFSYKKSNEHINNCIDSPLKLSVTKKKIFDNTESSLLLEPQNPLFSIDEKGSTNILDVEQPEDNELVINKKQDRVAQSKKECPWYKKLPDTSITVDAFKYGKIPHCTAYFLSHFHSDHYNGLTSKWSNGLIYCSTVTGNLVIQKLKVARNFVRKLPMNDEVSIDSNNDITVTLIDANHCPGSALFLFKLKDKSGRIKRYLHTGDFRACPRQVLHSAIVQPQNPAIDILYLDTTYLNPQYCFPAQEQVVNAVIKLIRKAINRGELIPMKRSSGYNGQWRNKQPRLDKSQLALDKWFKKTSTDSNKTEQLENVTNAEDIAMEDEFQHEDNEDNDDMDIDETKLKNSKILIVIGTYLIGKEKVFFGIAKAFRSRIYVTDEKRKMLMCQEIPGIESLLTNDPHQASVHVVSLMSIKSSSLFAYLESLKPTFKYVMAFRPTGWAYKGQKFSSSSTTEEILNTSTPFTIDSITPTFSTSICQIFGVPYSEHSSFRELAAFVLSLNIRKIIPTVNIGSEKSRENMNYWLDNWQKEKDKNKNIKVVPYNTVDHW; from the exons atgcctgctttttggttttttaacgaaaaaatgtCTGAAGATAGTCCGGATTGTGAAATTTGGGACAAGAGAACAAACGAACTGGttcaaaaaattagaaatactGAAACGAAAACTTCAACCAACCGATCTATTACAACAACCGGTAAAACTACTAGTGAATACATAAATCAAGAAAACGCGTCTTTTTCTTTTCAGCCAAAAAATGAACGTTCAAAAAACACTATCAAGACTcgattaaaacaaaataatactaaaactACACGTACTATTTCAACTACCAAAACACgaactttattttcattttttgcgCCAAAAATATCATCTAATAGGACGacagaaaataatgataatgatataaatattaatattgaacaGGAAAAGAATTTATCCGATAATGCTATTAAACGTGTAAAGTATGATAATGAATCAATGATTAAAGTcgataatgaaataaatgataaaaaaagttcTATACACATACCATCAAAATATTGGAATTCGGTTAGAGAAAGTCGGCAGCAATCAGATGATAAGAATGAGAAACAAAATGAACCATTTCCTTGTGAGGAAGAGTTAAATTTAGCTATGAATGAAATAAGTGAAATGGTCATTATTGATGATAATTCGACTTCTTGTCCTATTTGTGGAAtatctttgaaaaatttttcatataaa AAATCAAACGAACACATTAATAACTGTATCGATAGTCCATTAAAGTTGTccgtaacaaaaaaaaaaatattcgacAACACTGAATCATCATTACTGCTTGAGCCACAAAATCCTTTATTCAGCATAGATGAAAAAGGATCAACCAATATACTAGACGTTGAACAACCTGAAGATAATGAATtagttattaataagaaacaaGATCGGGTTGCacaatctaaaaaagaatgtcCATGGTATAAAAAGCTTCCAg ACACAAGTATAACAGTGGATGCATTTAAATATGGCAAGATTCCTCATTGCACTGCCTACTTTTTGAG TCACTTCCATTCAGATCATTATAATGGATTAACCTCAAAGTGGTCTAATGGATTGATTTACTGTTCCACAGTTACCGGTAATTTGGTAATCCAAAAATTAAAAGTGGCGCGTAATTTTGTTCGTAAACTTCCTATGAATGATGAAGTTAGCATTGATAGCAACAATGATATTACGGTTACTTTGATTGATGCTAATCA TTGTCCCGGATCAGCACTTTTTTTGTTCAAATTGAAGGACAAGAGTGGCCGAATCAAGCGATATCTTCATACTGGAGATTTTCGTGCTTGTCCTCGACAAGTACTTCATTCAGCAATCGTACAACCTCAAAATCCTGCAATTGACATTTTATATCTTGACACTACTTACTTAAATCCACAATATTGTTTTCCTGCTCAAGAACAAGTTGTTAATGCTGTGATTAAACTGATTCGCAAAGCAATTAATAGGGGTGAATTAATTCCTATGAAACGTAGTAGTGGTTATAATGGTCAATGGAGAAATAAGCAACCTCGATTGGACAAGTCACAACTTGCATTAGAtaaatggtttaaaaaaacatCAACAGATTCTAATAAAACTGAACAATTAGAAAATGTGACAAATGCAGAAGACATTGCGATGGAAGATGAATTTCAACatgaagataatgaagataatgatgatatGGACATCGATGAAACGAAATTAAAGAAtagcaaaattttaattgtaattggTACATACTTAATTGGTAAAGAGAAGGTCTTTTTTG GTATAGCAAAAGCCTTTCGATCAAGGATTTACGTTACAGATGAGAAGCGAAAAATGCTTATGTGTCAGGAAATTCCCGGTATAGAATCACTTTTGACAAACGATCCACATCAAGCCAGCGTACATGTTGTCTCTCTTATGTCAATAAAATCCAGT agTCTTTTTGCATATCTTGAAAGTCTTAAACCGACGTTCAAATATGTAATGGCTTTTCGTCCAACTGGATGGGCATATAAGGgacaaaaattttcatcatcatctacgACAGAAGAAATTCTTAATACTTCTACTCCATTCACCATTGATTCTATAACACCAACTTTTTCTACATCAATATGTCAAATATTTGGTGTACCTTATTCCGAACATTCAAGTTTTAGAGAGCTAGCTGCTTTTGTATTGTCATtgaatataagaaaaattataccTACAGTTAACATTGG ATCTGAGAAAAGTCGGGAAAACATGAACTATTGGCTTGATAATTGGCAGAAGGAAAAGGATAAGAACAAGAATATTAAAGTCGTGCCATATAATACTGTGGATCATTGGTAA